The following proteins are co-located in the Chryseobacterium daecheongense genome:
- a CDS encoding GH92 family glycosyl hydrolase — protein MKFLFSTLFLLFNALVFGQNPSPADYVNPLMGTQSKPSLSNGNTYPAIGLPWGMNIWTPQTGKMGDGWAYTYDADKIRGFKQTHQPSPWMNDYGAFAIMPGVGKLRFKEEDRASWFSHKAEIAKPYFYSVYLADINVTTEFTPTERAAFFKFDFPKTDSAYVVIDALNKGSYIKILPKQRKIIGYTTKYARGKYENFKNYFIVQFDKDFDVTTTWKDDRLVNDQLEITSDHTGAIVGFKLKNKESVYAKVASSFISFEQAEINLKREIAGRSFEQVKDNAKEIWNKTLGKIEVKGGTDQQMRTFYSSLYRTLFFPQKLYEIDAQNKVKHWSPYNSKILDGKMFAGTGFWDTFRALYPFLNLVYPSINVEMQEGLANAYKEGGFLPEWSSPGYSDIMIGNNSASVVADAYIKGLRGYDIETLWQAVKHGANNEGPIEAVGRKGVEYYNTLGYVPYDVKINENAARTLEYAYDDFSIYQLGKALGKPASEIDIYKKRAYNYKNMFDPETGLMRGKNKDGKFQSPFNPFKWGDAFTEGNSWHYTWSVFQDIDGLAKLMGGKKKFEAKLDEVFSLPPVFDDSYYGSVIHEIREMQIMNMGQYAHGNQPIQHMIYLYNYAGAPYKTQYWARQVMDKLYQATPDGYCGDEDNGQTSAWYVFSALGFYPVTPATDQYVLGAPLFKEVTVHLENGKNIEIKAPENSSENLYVKSLNVNNQPYSRNWLSHKDLLQGAVLDFKMSNQPNKDRGSQEKDFPYSMSKE, from the coding sequence ATGAAGTTTTTATTTTCAACTCTTTTTCTTCTGTTTAATGCGCTGGTTTTTGGTCAGAATCCATCTCCTGCAGATTATGTAAATCCATTAATGGGAACCCAATCTAAGCCATCATTGTCTAACGGTAATACTTATCCTGCGATAGGGCTTCCATGGGGAATGAATATCTGGACTCCCCAAACAGGTAAAATGGGTGATGGATGGGCTTACACATATGATGCGGATAAGATCAGAGGATTTAAACAAACACATCAGCCCTCTCCATGGATGAATGATTATGGGGCATTTGCAATTATGCCGGGTGTCGGAAAACTCAGGTTTAAAGAAGAAGATCGTGCCAGCTGGTTCAGCCATAAAGCAGAAATTGCAAAACCATATTTTTATAGTGTTTATCTTGCTGATATTAATGTTACTACGGAGTTTACACCCACAGAAAGAGCAGCATTTTTCAAATTTGATTTCCCTAAAACGGATAGTGCTTATGTTGTAATTGACGCGCTGAATAAAGGTTCTTATATCAAAATTCTTCCGAAACAAAGGAAAATCATAGGATACACGACTAAGTATGCCAGAGGAAAATATGAGAATTTTAAAAACTATTTTATTGTTCAGTTTGATAAAGACTTTGATGTAACGACAACATGGAAAGATGATCGGTTGGTAAATGATCAATTGGAAATTACCAGCGATCACACAGGAGCCATAGTTGGATTTAAGTTAAAAAATAAAGAATCGGTTTATGCAAAGGTAGCTTCATCATTTATCAGTTTCGAACAGGCAGAAATTAACCTTAAAAGGGAAATTGCCGGCCGCAGTTTTGAGCAGGTAAAAGATAATGCGAAAGAGATATGGAACAAGACACTTGGAAAGATTGAAGTAAAGGGAGGAACAGATCAGCAAATGAGAACCTTTTATTCCTCTTTATACAGAACCTTATTTTTCCCACAAAAATTATATGAGATCGATGCTCAGAATAAAGTGAAGCACTGGAGTCCGTACAACAGTAAAATATTGGATGGGAAAATGTTTGCAGGAACCGGTTTTTGGGATACATTTCGTGCATTATACCCATTTCTGAATCTCGTATATCCAAGCATCAACGTAGAGATGCAGGAAGGCCTTGCCAATGCTTACAAAGAAGGAGGTTTTCTGCCAGAGTGGAGCAGTCCCGGCTATTCTGATATTATGATCGGGAACAATTCTGCTTCCGTTGTTGCTGATGCTTACATTAAAGGATTGCGTGGATATGATATTGAAACCTTATGGCAGGCCGTAAAACACGGGGCGAATAATGAAGGTCCTATTGAGGCTGTCGGCCGTAAAGGTGTGGAATATTATAATACCCTGGGATATGTTCCATATGATGTGAAAATTAATGAGAATGCAGCCCGTACTTTAGAATATGCTTACGATGACTTTTCGATTTATCAGTTAGGAAAAGCTTTAGGGAAACCAGCGTCAGAAATTGATATCTACAAAAAAAGAGCCTACAACTATAAGAATATGTTCGATCCTGAAACAGGTCTTATGCGAGGTAAAAATAAAGACGGAAAATTTCAGTCACCTTTTAATCCTTTTAAATGGGGAGATGCCTTTACCGAAGGAAACAGCTGGCATTACACATGGTCGGTCTTCCAGGATATAGATGGCCTTGCAAAGCTGATGGGTGGTAAAAAGAAATTCGAAGCCAAACTGGATGAGGTGTTTTCTCTTCCTCCAGTTTTTGATGATAGCTACTATGGAAGTGTGATCCATGAAATAAGGGAAATGCAGATCATGAATATGGGGCAGTATGCCCACGGTAACCAGCCTATACAGCATATGATCTACCTGTATAATTATGCCGGAGCACCATATAAAACCCAATATTGGGCAAGGCAGGTAATGGATAAACTTTATCAGGCGACACCGGACGGATATTGTGGGGATGAGGATAACGGGCAAACTTCTGCATGGTATGTTTTTTCTGCATTAGGATTTTATCCGGTAACACCCGCTACGGATCAATATGTTTTAGGGGCGCCGTTGTTTAAAGAAGTTACCGTACATCTGGAGAACGGTAAAAATATCGAAATAAAGGCTCCGGAGAATAGCAGTGAGAATCTTTACGTAAAATCCCTGAATGTAAACAATCAGCCTTACTCCAGAAACTGGTTGAGTCACAAAGACCTTCTTCAAGGTGCAGTTCTGGATTTCAAGATGAGCAATCAGCCGAATAAAGATAGAGGATCACAGGAAAAGGACTTTCCTTATTCGATGTCAAAAGAATAA
- a CDS encoding phosphoheptose isomerase, protein MSAEKKEIFDKVEKMLGAQGFNLVAKDDTRPWGGFFVIDEAQAQDFANQYFDGIDVESLKIGGKLSPKILLVAPQARLSWQYHHRRAEIWQVVEGTVGIKRSNTDEEGELQEYKPKDQVKLQQGERHRLIGLDGWGVVAEIWQHTDASNPSDEDDIVRVQDDFGR, encoded by the coding sequence ATGAGTGCGGAAAAGAAAGAAATATTTGATAAAGTAGAAAAGATGCTAGGAGCTCAGGGCTTTAATCTTGTTGCAAAAGATGATACAAGACCGTGGGGTGGATTTTTTGTGATTGATGAAGCGCAGGCACAGGATTTTGCGAATCAATATTTTGACGGAATAGATGTGGAAAGCCTGAAGATCGGAGGAAAATTAAGTCCGAAAATTCTTCTGGTGGCGCCACAGGCAAGATTGAGCTGGCAGTATCACCACAGGAGAGCAGAAATCTGGCAGGTTGTTGAAGGAACAGTAGGTATAAAAAGAAGTAATACCGATGAAGAAGGTGAACTGCAGGAATACAAGCCAAAGGATCAGGTAAAACTTCAACAGGGAGAAAGACACCGATTGATCGGACTGGATGGCTGGGGTGTTGTAGCCGAGATCTGGCAGCATACGGATGCATCAAATCCATCGGATGAAGATGATATTGTAAGAGTACAGGATGATTTCGGAAGATAA
- a CDS encoding glycoside hydrolase family 97 protein, translated as MSMLFTIVTNGQILSSPNNQFKLNFKIEGEGTPYYSLNYKDKTVLKESQLGFVLKPSYSYFSDFKVEGIDYSSSNKTWKPVWGPNKEVADHYNEMLVHLVQDKTGWKLDIRFRLFDDGLGFRYEFPVQKDLRHFTISSEKTSFNLGKDYKAFWIPADYDTNEFPVTTSNLSEISNLIAEVRKEPLAAKAPSASLAVQTPLMLKSKDGIYINIHEAALTNFAAMTLNLDEKNFILSSNLTPDKNGDRGFVQTGSVSPWRTLIISSDARDILASNLIVNLNEPSKIEDTSWIKPTKYIGVWWEYFTGGGSTWAYSDDQDIRIGQTDYKTLKPNGRHGANTKHVKEYIDFASENGFDAVLVEGWNEGWEDNQAYRKEHIYSFTKAYPDFDVKELQAYAKSKNVKIIMHHETTSSAVDYERQLMDAFQFMKDNGYNAVKTGYVGPIIPRSEYHDSQWMVNHYNYVAEMAAKYHIMVDSHEAVRPTGLYRTYPNWIAQESARGTEFESFNGNRPDHTTILPFTRLIGGPMDYTPGIFEGDFSVYGTNKAKLSTTLTKQLALYVTMYSPLQMAADLIDNYKKYPDAFQFIKDVAVDWDSSYILEAEPGDYITIARKAKNKDEWFVGSITDENPREATVDLSFLPKNQKFEAVIYKDGKNASWKNNPKSYEISRQIVRTNTKLKIKTAPGGGFAMSIKPVK; from the coding sequence ATGAGTATGTTGTTCACGATTGTTACGAACGGACAAATACTCTCGTCACCCAATAATCAGTTTAAACTGAATTTTAAAATAGAAGGGGAGGGAACTCCATATTATTCATTAAATTATAAAGATAAAACGGTTTTAAAAGAAAGCCAGTTAGGATTTGTTTTAAAACCCTCTTATTCCTATTTCTCCGATTTTAAAGTAGAGGGGATTGATTACTCATCGTCCAATAAAACCTGGAAGCCGGTTTGGGGACCCAATAAGGAAGTAGCTGATCATTACAATGAAATGCTTGTCCATTTAGTTCAAGATAAAACCGGGTGGAAGCTGGATATCAGATTCAGGCTATTTGACGATGGTTTAGGTTTCCGGTATGAGTTTCCTGTCCAAAAGGATTTAAGGCATTTTACCATAAGCAGTGAGAAAACAAGCTTTAATTTAGGAAAAGATTATAAGGCATTTTGGATCCCTGCCGATTATGATACGAATGAGTTTCCGGTTACTACATCAAATCTGTCCGAAATTTCAAATCTGATCGCTGAGGTACGGAAAGAACCTCTGGCAGCAAAAGCACCCAGTGCCAGTCTTGCTGTACAAACACCTTTGATGCTGAAATCAAAAGACGGAATTTATATTAATATTCATGAAGCAGCTCTTACCAATTTTGCTGCAATGACACTCAATCTTGATGAGAAGAATTTTATTCTTTCTTCCAATCTGACACCTGATAAAAACGGAGACAGGGGTTTTGTTCAAACAGGTTCTGTAAGCCCATGGCGAACTTTGATTATCAGCAGTGACGCAAGAGATATTTTGGCTTCCAACCTGATTGTTAATCTTAATGAGCCAAGCAAAATTGAGGATACTTCATGGATCAAGCCGACCAAATACATTGGAGTATGGTGGGAATATTTTACAGGAGGTGGATCTACCTGGGCTTATTCAGACGATCAGGATATCCGGATCGGGCAAACGGATTATAAAACCCTCAAGCCGAATGGCAGGCATGGCGCGAATACCAAGCATGTTAAAGAATACATTGATTTTGCTTCAGAAAACGGCTTTGATGCTGTTTTAGTGGAAGGATGGAATGAAGGATGGGAAGATAATCAGGCTTATAGAAAAGAACATATTTATAGCTTTACCAAAGCTTATCCCGATTTTGATGTAAAAGAACTGCAGGCTTATGCCAAAAGCAAAAATGTAAAGATTATCATGCATCACGAAACAACATCATCTGCGGTAGATTATGAAAGACAATTGATGGACGCATTTCAGTTTATGAAAGACAATGGATACAATGCCGTAAAAACGGGATATGTAGGGCCAATTATCCCGCGGAGTGAATATCATGACAGCCAATGGATGGTTAACCATTACAACTACGTTGCTGAAATGGCTGCAAAATATCATATTATGGTAGATTCACATGAAGCAGTGCGGCCAACAGGTCTTTACAGGACTTACCCCAATTGGATTGCTCAGGAATCGGCACGCGGAACAGAATTTGAATCTTTCAATGGCAACCGTCCGGATCATACCACCATATTGCCATTCACAAGGCTAATAGGAGGCCCGATGGACTATACACCAGGGATATTCGAAGGAGATTTTTCGGTTTATGGAACTAATAAAGCGAAGTTGAGTACAACGCTTACCAAGCAATTAGCACTTTATGTTACAATGTACAGCCCGCTTCAGATGGCTGCAGATCTGATTGATAATTACAAAAAATACCCTGATGCTTTTCAGTTTATCAAAGACGTGGCAGTAGATTGGGATTCTTCATATATTCTTGAAGCTGAGCCGGGTGATTATATTACCATTGCAAGGAAAGCTAAAAATAAAGATGAATGGTTTGTAGGAAGTATTACTGATGAAAATCCAAGAGAAGCAACGGTAGATTTGTCATTTCTACCTAAAAACCAAAAATTTGAAGCGGTAATTTATAAAGACGGTAAAAATGCCAGCTGGAAAAACAATCCTAAAAGTTATGAGATCTCCAGACAAATAGTGAGAACCAATACTAAGCTGAAAATCAAAACGGCTCCCGGTGGGGGATTTGCGATGAGTATAAAGCCGGTAAAATAA
- a CDS encoding sugar porter family MFS transporter encodes MQQTFHSTILKATLVASVGGLLFGYDTAVISGAIGFMRTYYHLSDLMTGWVASCALLGCIIGAVYSGTLSDRIGRKKVLMLSGLLFTISSIGTSLAPNLWIFVVFRMIGGMGIGIASMLSPMYISEMAPAAIRGRLISIFQLGIVSGILVIYFVNAYIAGIHNESWNISTGWRWMFGSGIIPAIIFILLLFTVPESPRWLAGQKRETEALAILKTINDPTTARQELDSIKGALKEEKSLSFSALKEPKLKRALAIGIFLAIFSQITGINAIMYYAPEIFKATGVGSDSAFMQTVLVGIINVLFTFVAIRYVDTWGRKKLLLLGISGMAICLFIIGFAFFNEQKGYLILIAILGYIACFAMSLGPLAFVVIAEIFPTKARATAMSVATFFLWSAVFLVSQTFPVLVGIIGNAFTFWLYMAIAITALLFVWKKVPETKGKTLEEIHNSL; translated from the coding sequence ATGCAGCAAACGTTTCATTCTACAATCCTTAAGGCAACTCTTGTAGCATCAGTAGGCGGATTGTTATTCGGTTATGATACCGCTGTAATCTCCGGAGCCATTGGCTTTATGCGAACTTATTATCATTTATCCGATCTGATGACAGGCTGGGTAGCTTCATGTGCTCTGCTGGGCTGCATCATAGGTGCTGTGTATTCAGGAACATTAAGTGATCGTATCGGTCGTAAAAAAGTATTAATGCTTTCGGGTTTATTGTTTACTATTTCATCCATAGGAACATCACTGGCTCCTAATCTGTGGATATTTGTAGTATTCCGGATGATAGGAGGAATGGGTATCGGAATTGCTTCCATGCTCTCGCCGATGTATATTTCAGAAATGGCTCCTGCAGCCATAAGAGGACGTCTGATATCCATATTCCAACTGGGAATCGTGAGTGGTATTCTGGTTATCTATTTTGTGAATGCCTATATTGCCGGCATTCATAACGAAAGCTGGAATATTTCTACAGGATGGAGATGGATGTTTGGTTCGGGAATTATTCCTGCCATTATCTTTATTCTGTTGCTCTTCACTGTTCCTGAGAGCCCGCGTTGGCTGGCCGGACAAAAAAGAGAAACTGAGGCATTAGCAATCCTGAAAACCATCAATGATCCTACGACTGCCCGGCAGGAGCTGGATTCCATCAAGGGGGCTTTAAAAGAGGAAAAATCTCTTTCTTTCAGCGCGCTTAAGGAGCCCAAATTAAAACGGGCATTGGCTATAGGTATCTTCCTTGCTATATTCTCACAAATTACCGGCATCAATGCAATTATGTATTATGCTCCGGAGATTTTCAAGGCAACGGGAGTCGGCTCAGACTCTGCATTCATGCAAACCGTTCTTGTGGGGATCATCAATGTTCTTTTTACTTTTGTAGCCATAAGATACGTAGACACATGGGGACGAAAAAAATTACTGCTTCTTGGTATTTCCGGCATGGCTATTTGCTTATTTATTATTGGCTTTGCCTTTTTTAATGAACAAAAGGGGTATCTGATACTTATCGCTATTCTTGGATATATTGCTTGTTTTGCCATGTCCCTTGGTCCTCTTGCATTCGTTGTTATTGCAGAAATCTTTCCAACAAAGGCTCGAGCTACCGCTATGTCCGTGGCTACTTTCTTTCTGTGGTCAGCCGTTTTTTTAGTTTCCCAAACTTTTCCGGTTCTTGTCGGAATTATTGGTAATGCTTTTACATTTTGGTTATACATGGCCATCGCTATCACAGCACTCTTGTTTGTATGGAAAAAAGTACCTGAGACCAAAGGAAAAACTTTAGAAGAAATACATAATTCTCTATAA
- a CDS encoding class I mannose-6-phosphate isomerase, with translation MKSNFNKFPIIEIKGHSCFSGWQNITEQIKESNPRVIAIECYPGVYLEEVISSLKEILNPELVINTIQAMKPEKEIAALVQPYVTDDPVFGYISSLKLEDYFDFKKIKDLKSLLSEIGDCAVIIGPGATIIADEADLFMYADMPRWEIQMRFRKDTACNLGRTNYTDSFAYQYKHAYFVDWRVSDHYKKQILNKCQFLLDTTIPHQPKMISNVALFDAFQQTVSAPFRVVPFFDPGPWGGQWLKEVCDLDRSLPNYAWGFDCVPEENSLLLGFGNQVVEIPSSNLVFFQPEALLGKEVYEGFGDEFPIRFDFLDTMEGGNLSLQVHPLKEYIKEKFGMSYTQDESYYMLDAKEDAFVYLGLKENIGPKLMMKELEAAQHDQVPFDAEKYVQKWPVRKHDHVSIPSGTVHCSGANSVVLEISATPYIFTFKLWDWGRMGLDGKPRPISLAHGKNVIQWDRTTSWTKENILNLTEPIAEGDGWREERTGLDALSFIETRRHWFTKKVVHHTGGVVNVLNLVDGREIIVESPEHLFKPYIIHYAETFIVPAHVGLYTISPYGESEGKECVTIKASIRTQMISQKVIK, from the coding sequence ATGAAATCAAACTTTAATAAATTTCCCATCATTGAAATCAAAGGCCACTCTTGTTTTTCAGGTTGGCAGAATATTACTGAACAAATAAAAGAAAGCAATCCTAGAGTTATCGCGATTGAGTGCTATCCAGGGGTTTATCTGGAAGAGGTCATCAGCTCATTGAAAGAGATACTAAATCCTGAATTGGTGATCAATACCATTCAGGCCATGAAACCGGAAAAAGAAATTGCAGCACTGGTACAGCCTTATGTAACGGATGATCCTGTATTTGGTTATATATCCTCCCTAAAACTGGAAGATTATTTTGATTTTAAAAAGATTAAAGATCTCAAAAGCCTTCTATCAGAAATCGGTGATTGTGCTGTGATCATAGGCCCTGGTGCCACTATAATTGCAGACGAGGCAGACCTTTTCATGTATGCAGATATGCCTCGATGGGAAATACAAATGCGTTTCCGAAAAGATACAGCCTGCAATCTGGGCAGAACCAACTATACTGATTCTTTTGCATATCAATACAAACATGCTTATTTTGTAGACTGGCGCGTTAGTGACCATTATAAGAAACAAATATTGAATAAGTGTCAGTTTCTTCTGGATACGACCATACCCCATCAACCTAAAATGATAAGTAATGTTGCTTTATTTGATGCATTTCAGCAAACGGTAAGCGCTCCTTTCAGGGTTGTCCCGTTTTTTGATCCCGGCCCATGGGGAGGCCAATGGCTAAAAGAGGTATGTGATCTGGATAGAAGTCTTCCGAATTACGCCTGGGGATTTGATTGTGTCCCTGAAGAGAATAGTCTCTTATTGGGTTTCGGAAACCAGGTTGTAGAAATACCTTCTTCCAATCTTGTTTTTTTCCAGCCAGAAGCTTTGCTGGGAAAAGAAGTATATGAGGGATTCGGGGACGAGTTTCCTATCCGTTTTGACTTTCTGGACACTATGGAAGGTGGTAATCTGAGTCTACAGGTACATCCGCTTAAGGAATACATCAAAGAAAAGTTCGGGATGTCCTATACACAGGATGAAAGTTACTATATGCTGGATGCTAAAGAAGATGCTTTTGTCTATTTGGGGTTAAAAGAAAATATTGGCCCTAAGCTTATGATGAAGGAGCTGGAAGCTGCGCAACATGATCAGGTTCCTTTTGACGCAGAGAAGTATGTACAAAAATGGCCGGTCCGCAAACATGACCATGTATCTATTCCTTCGGGCACTGTACATTGTTCGGGAGCGAATTCTGTGGTATTGGAAATCAGTGCAACTCCTTATATTTTTACTTTTAAATTATGGGATTGGGGGCGTATGGGACTGGATGGCAAACCGCGTCCCATATCATTGGCACATGGTAAAAATGTTATACAATGGGATCGAACCACTTCATGGACCAAAGAAAATATACTAAACCTTACAGAACCTATTGCTGAAGGAGATGGCTGGCGGGAAGAACGTACAGGTTTAGATGCATTATCATTTATTGAAACAAGAAGACATTGGTTCACTAAAAAAGTAGTTCATCATACCGGAGGTGTGGTAAATGTACTCAACCTTGTTGATGGAAGGGAAATTATTGTGGAAAGCCCAGAACATCTTTTTAAGCCTTATATTATTCATTATGCTGAAACATTTATCGTACCGGCTCATGTAGGACTGTATACCATAAGTCCATATGGAGAGAGTGAAGGAAAAGAATGTGTGACTATTAAAGCGAGCATACGTACTCAGATGATTTCTCAAAAAGTTATAAAATAA
- a CDS encoding ROK family protein, which produces MSKPVIAIDMGGTRIKIGIVQDGILLDSTSIDAYSTNGLRSRLPYIREAVENLLKPQQLSLSDLGGLGIASPGIVDSHRKKVLSIDKKFGDAPEIDLEEWCQKMFNLPFFIENDARSALVGEWIYGNAQNHDNAVLMTLGTGIGSAAIIEGKLLKGKHFTAGILGGHSVINYKGNVCSCGNKGCVETEASTWNLANMPKSEDLPASSVVDYEMIFTLAEEGNTKALEIRNQSLQAWSACAVNLIHAYDPEILVLTGGIMASSSSIIPYLRNYIETYSWTPWGKVHLTEGKFSGTAALLGIAHLINNQ; this is translated from the coding sequence ATGTCGAAACCGGTTATTGCCATAGATATGGGAGGTACAAGGATTAAAATCGGCATTGTGCAAGATGGCATTTTACTGGATTCCACCTCTATTGATGCCTATTCCACAAATGGTCTCAGATCCAGGCTTCCTTATATCCGGGAAGCTGTAGAAAATTTATTAAAACCCCAACAACTTTCTTTATCGGATCTGGGTGGATTAGGTATTGCTTCTCCCGGGATCGTAGACAGCCACCGGAAAAAAGTACTTTCTATCGATAAGAAATTTGGAGATGCTCCTGAAATCGATTTAGAGGAATGGTGCCAGAAGATGTTTAATCTTCCTTTTTTCATAGAGAATGATGCCAGGAGTGCGTTGGTAGGAGAATGGATATATGGTAATGCACAAAATCATGACAATGCAGTTCTCATGACACTGGGAACGGGAATAGGCAGTGCGGCTATCATAGAAGGAAAATTATTGAAGGGTAAACATTTTACGGCGGGTATTCTTGGAGGACATTCGGTGATCAATTATAAAGGGAATGTATGTAGTTGTGGCAACAAAGGTTGTGTAGAAACGGAAGCTTCAACATGGAATCTCGCAAACATGCCTAAATCAGAAGATCTGCCAGCTTCTTCGGTAGTTGATTATGAAATGATCTTTACTCTGGCTGAAGAAGGAAATACAAAAGCATTAGAAATCAGGAATCAGAGCCTTCAGGCATGGTCTGCATGTGCTGTTAATCTGATTCATGCTTATGACCCGGAAATACTGGTGCTTACCGGTGGAATTATGGCCAGCAGTTCTTCTATCATACCCTATTTACGGAATTATATTGAAACTTACTCATGGACACCCTGGGGAAAAGTTCATCTTACTGAAGGAAAATTCTCCGGCACAGCTGCGCTATTGGGCATAGCCCATCTCATCAACAACCAATAA